The genomic DNA GAGCTTCTGGGGGATGGAGCGGGACTTGCCTCCGCCCTTGCAAAAATGGAAGAGTATCAGCGGAAGATTCAGCAGCATGGCTTCGCCGGGCACGGGAAGGGGGACCCGTCGCTCTTGCGAACCCACCCCCCCACTGAAGAACGGATACGGAGGCTCCATCAGTTAACCGCAGAACTGGATCTCCTCCACCCTCACATCAACCACACGGAGGAGTACGAAAACCTCCCCACGAATTTGCAGAGGCCGCGCAGAAAGCCCCGCCGCCACTTCACCGGGCTCTGGCACTGAACTTCCCCCTTCTTTACCTGCCGCCATCACCTCCTCCTTTTCCATATTGCAACAGGTGGACAACCTGATGGGTCCAACCCGAGCAGGAGTGGCTACCCTTCACATGCCGGCATTGCTTTCCTCAAAGGTGAGACTATACTTCAGTAAGAGCCGTTCAAGCCCGCAACATTCTTACCGATATGTCTGGAGAAGGATGACCGGGGCACAAGCCACATGTTATGACGATCCCGCCTTGGATTCTAGGAAATGGAGGAACGACAATGATTATCGGCAAACTTCCCTACAGAACGGACCTGCTGCGAGAACTCAACAAGTTCGCCAAGGAGCATGATGTTACCGCCGGGTTCATCCAGCTGATAGGCTCTCTCTCAAGAGCCCGGCTCTCCTACTACGATCAGAAGACCCACGCATATCAGGTGCTCGATTTCGACGCGCCTTACGAGATAGTCTCCGGAACCGGGAACATCTCGATACGGGACGGCGCTCCCTTCGTACATATCCACCTTGCGGTTTCGGACAAGGAGGGAACGGTCGTCGGCGGGCACTGTCTCGACGGGTGCACTATCTTCGCGGTGGAGTTCATCATCT from Geobacter sp. DSM 9736 includes the following:
- a CDS encoding PPC domain-containing DNA-binding protein, whose translation is MIIGKLPYRTDLLRELNKFAKEHDVTAGFIQLIGSLSRARLSYYDQKTHAYQVLDFDAPYEIVSGTGNISIRDGAPFVHIHLAVSDKEGTVVGGHCLDGCTIFAVEFIIWPFRGPAPRRTLDPTTGLLLWENGSYTDQS